Proteins from a genomic interval of Spea bombifrons isolate aSpeBom1 chromosome 4, aSpeBom1.2.pri, whole genome shotgun sequence:
- the LOC128490415 gene encoding regenerating islet-derived protein 4-like: MSSSWCIVLLGCVVLGVSLSEAAPRSSCPFGWFYYKSHCYGYFRFRLTWSEAEFECVSYGHGAHLASILDEAEASIIGSHVSAYTPSVDVWIGLHDPEQNRRWKWNDGSMYNYRTWENGEPNNLNNEEYCGELTIGSKFNKWNDAPCRMQNHFVCKFKP, translated from the exons ATGTCCTCCTCGTGGTGTATAGTCTTACTGGGCTGTGTGGTCCTTGGGGTGTCACTGTCAGAAG CTGCTCCCCGCTCCTCCTGCCCCTTTGGTTGGTTTTATTATAAGTCCCACTGCTATGGATATTTCCGATTCCGACTGACCTGGTCTGAGGCTGAG TTTGAATGTGTCAGTTACGGGCATGGTGCACATTTGGCCTCCATATTGGATGAAGCAGAGGCATCAATAATTGGAAGTCACGTTTCTGCTTATACACCGTCTGTAGATGTTTGGATTGGACTCCATGACCCTGAGCAG AACCGTCGTTGGAAGTGGAATGATGGCTCAATGTACAACTACAGGACATGGGAGAATGGAGAACCCAATAATCTGAATAATGAGGAGTACTGTGGAGAGCTGACTATAGGATCCA AATTCAATAAGTGGAATGATGCTCCGTGTCGCATGCAAAACCACTTTGTGTGCAAATTCAAACCCTAA